Proteins encoded by one window of Fusarium graminearum PH-1 chromosome 1, whole genome shotgun sequence:
- a CDS encoding cytochrome c peroxidase has translation MASATRQFARAATRATRNGFAIAPRQVIRQQGRRYYSSEPAQKSSSAWIWLTGAAVAGGAGYYFYGNSASSATAKVFNPSKEDYQKVYNEIAARLEEKDDYDDGSYGPVLVRLAWHASGTYDKETGTGGSNGATMRFAPESDHGANAGLAAARDFLQPVKEKFPWITYSDLWILAGVCAIQEMLGPAIPYRPGRSDRDVSGCTPDGRLPDASKRQDHLRGIFGRMGFNDQEIVALSGAHALGRCHTDRSGYSGPWTFSPTVLTNDYFRLLVEEKWQWKKWNGPAQYEDKSTKSLMMLPSDIALIEDKKFKPWVEKYAKDNDAFFKDFSNVVLRLFELGVPFAQGTENQRWTFKPTHQE, from the coding sequence ATGGCCTCTGCTACCCGACAGTTTGCCCGCGCGGCCACTCGTGCCACTCGCAATGGCTTCGCTATTGCTCCCCGACAGGTTATCCGTCAGCAGGGTCGCCGCTACTACTCTTCCGAGCCCGCACAGAAGTCCTCTTCGGCATGGATTTGGTTGACAGGTGCTGCCGTTGCTGGAGGTGCTGGCTACTACTTCTACGGCAACAGTGCTTCTTCTGCTACCGCCAAGGTCTTCAACCCTAGCAAGGAGGACTACCAAAAGGTTTACAACGAGATTGCCGCTcgcttggaggagaaggacgacTACGACGATGGCAGCTATGGTCCCGTTCTAGTTCGTCTTGCCTGGCACGCCAGTGGCACCTACGACAAGGAGACTGGTACCGGTGGCAGCAATGGAGCTACCATGCGATTCGCTCCTGAGTCTGACCACGGTGCCAACGCCGGTCTGGCCGCTGCCCGTGACTTCCTTCAGCctgtcaaggagaagttccCTTGGATCACCTACTCGGATCTCTGGATCCTTGCCGGCGTTTGTGCTATCCAGGAGATGCTGGGTCCCGCTATCCCTTACCGACCTGGCCGTTCCGACCGCGATGTCTCTGGCTGCACACCCGATGGCCGTCTTCCTGACGCTTCCAAGCGCCAGGATCATCTCCGCGGTATCTTCGGCCGTATGGGTTTCAACGATCAAGAAATCGTTGCCCTCTCTGGTGCCCACGCTCTGGGCCGATGTCACACCGACCGTTCCGGCTACAGTGGCCCTTGGACTTTCTCCCCCACTGTCCTGACCAACGACTACTTCCgcctcctcgttgaagagaagtggcagtggaagaagtggaacGGCCCTGCTCAGTACGAGGACAAGTCCACCAAGTCTCTCATGATGCTTCCCAGCGACATTGCTCTTATTGAGgacaagaagttcaagcCTTGGGTTGAGAAGTACGCCAAGGACAACGACGCTTTCTTCAAGGACTTCTCCAACGTCGTCCTCCGACTATTCGAGCTCGGAGTTCCTTTTGCCCAGGGTACCGAGAACCAGCGATGGACCTTCAAGCCCACCCACCAGGAATAA
- a CDS encoding disulfide-isomerase → MHHKKIACSFMAALAAYASAADSDVSQLTKDTFDEFVKSNDLVLAEFFAPWCGHCKALAPEYEEAATTLKEKNIRLAKIDCTEESDLCKEHGVEGYPTLKVFRGLENVTPYSGQRKAAGITSYMIKQSLPAVSILTKDTLEEFKTADKVVVVAYLNTDDKSSNETFSKLAESLRDTYLFGGVNDAAVAEAEGVKAPALVVYKAFDERKNTFTEKFEEQAISAFISTSATPLIGEVGPETYAGYMSAGIPLAYIFSETEEERKELGEALKPIAEKYKGKINFATIDAKAFGAHAGNLNLKTDKFPSFAIQEVVKNQKFPFDQEKEITHDNIAKFVEQFDAGKIEPSIKSEPIPETQEGPVTVVVAKSYNDIVLDDTKDVLVEFYAPWCGHCKALAPKYDDLASQYAASEFKDKVVIAKVDATLNDVPDEIQGFPTIKLYPAGAKDAPVTYQGSRTVEDLANFVKENGKYKAEISIKEEGTEEAAPAASEEKKEEKKAEKADEDVHDEL, encoded by the exons ATGCACCACAAGAAGATCGCCTGCAGCTTTATGGCTGCTTTGGCTGCCTATGCCTCTGCTGCCGACTCCGATGTTAGCCAGCTTACCAAGGACACATTTGACGAGTTCGTCAAGTCCAACGATCTTGTCCTCGCTGAGT TTTTCGCTCCCTGGTGCGGTCACTGCAAGGCCCTTGCCCCCGAATACGAGGAGGCTGCCACTaccctcaaggagaagaacatcagGCTCGCCAAGATTGACTGCACTGAGGAGTCTGACCTCTGCAAGGAGCACGGCGTTGAGGGTTACCCCACCCTCAAGGTCTTCCGTGGCCTTGAGAATGTCACTCCCTACTCCGGTCAGCGCAAGGCTGCTGG TATCACCTCATACATGATCAAGCAGTCCCTCCCCGCTGTTTCCATCCTCACAAAGGACACCCTCGAGGAGTTCAAGACCGCCGACAAGGTCGTTGTCGTTGCTTACCTCAACACCGATGACAAGAGCTCCAACGAGACCTTCTCCAAGCTTGCTGAGAGTCTCCGTGACACCTACCTCTTCGGTGGCGTCAACGACGCCGCTGTTGCCGAGGCtgagggtgtcaaggccCCCGCCCTGGTTGTCTACAAGGCTTTCGATGAGCGCAAGAACACCTTCACAGAGAAGTTTGAGGAGCAGGCCATCTCTGCTTTCATCTCTACTTCCGCTACTCCCCTCATTGGTGAGGTTGGCCCTGAGACATACGCTGGTTACATGTCCGCTGGTATCCCCCTTGCTTACATCTTCTCTGAGACCgaggaggagcgcaaggAGCTCGGCGAGGCTCTCAAGCCTATCGCAGAGAAGtacaagggcaagatcaacTTCGCCACCATCGATGCTAAGGCTTTCGGTGCCCACGCTGGTAACCTGAACCTCAAGACCGACAAGTTCCCCTCTTTCGCCATCCAAGAGGTTGTCAAGAACCAGAAGTTCCCCTTCGaccaggagaaggagatcacCCAcgacaacatcgccaagTTCGTTGAGCAGTTCGACGCTGGCAAGATTGAGCCCAGCATCAAGTCTGAGCCCATCCCCGAGACCCAGGAGGGTCCCGTCacagttgttgttgccaaGAGCTACAACGATATCGTCCTTGATGACACCAAGGATGTCCTTGTTGAGTTTTACGCTCCCTGGTGTGGTCACTGCAAGGCTCTCGCTCCCAAGTACGATGACCTTGCTTCTCAGTACGCTGCTTCTGAgttcaaggacaaggttgtCATCGCCAAGGTTGACGCCACCCTGAACGACGTCCCCGATGAGATCCAGGGTTTCCCTACCATCAAGCTCTACCCCGCTGGTGCCAAGGACGCTCCCGTTACTTACCAGGGCTCTCGAACCGTCGAGGACCTCGCCAACTTCGTCAAGGAGAACGGCAAGTACAAGGCTGAGATCTCCatcaaggaggagggtaCAGAGGAGGCTGCCCCTGCCGCCagtgaggagaagaaggaggagaagaaggccgagaaggccgaCGAGGATGTTCATGATGAGCTGTAA